A part of Stigmatella erecta genomic DNA contains:
- a CDS encoding CheR family methyltransferase yields the protein MAASKPPRDNELEAILEKVRQVRNFDFRNYKRATLQRRIERRMAATRCRTRSAYLALLERDTNEVNTLVSSMLIKLTTFFRDPEVWTSLRKVVKELVRKRRPDQELRIWSAGCATGEEAYSIAIAAAEAMGPGMPGTELKVFGTDVDEGAIAFARRGVYTLQQLEGCSKEQLARWFVPASGGYAVRKEIRRSVVFGVNNLVSDAPVSRIDLILCRNVFIYLDSELQKRALARFHFALRRDGVLALGRSELIPFAAKLFAPEDLPRRIYRKDGRQELPWAPQHSVTPPGEAPEPARRSADTPPSLAPQHAFLRDVLDSHPCPLIATDAHGTVTLFNQAASRLWSRHEKDILGKRLVTLALPGLSQELLVEQSARVKAGRAERESGDGTLDVPGGEPLAIRAQVVPLRSESAEHTGLLYAVHDVTALRSLEHSLQRANDELNTANLRLQSSNEELRASNEELETTNEELQSANEELQTTNEELQSTNEELETTNEELQSTNAELDTTNRELAHRTQEIDAMDFCQHTIIRTLSTGVVVLSATGHITTWNLAAERLLGLTEREATGQLLWTLRIPALSRSLLSRLHKNLAANHPLRQEEVRYQLPHGGRGRATLVATPLILDSQILGAVILFEDTTRMNTLSQENREMKDRLKT from the coding sequence ATGGCCGCCAGTAAGCCCCCCCGCGACAACGAATTGGAAGCCATCCTCGAAAAGGTCCGGCAGGTCCGGAACTTCGACTTCCGCAACTACAAGCGGGCCACGCTCCAGCGCCGCATTGAGCGGCGCATGGCCGCCACGCGCTGCCGGACCCGGTCCGCGTACCTGGCGCTGCTCGAGCGGGACACGAACGAGGTCAACACCCTCGTCTCGTCCATGCTCATCAAGCTCACCACCTTCTTCCGGGACCCGGAGGTGTGGACGTCGCTCCGGAAGGTGGTGAAGGAGCTGGTGCGCAAGCGCCGGCCCGATCAGGAACTGCGCATCTGGAGCGCGGGGTGCGCCACCGGCGAGGAGGCGTACTCCATTGCCATTGCCGCCGCCGAGGCCATGGGCCCCGGCATGCCCGGCACGGAGCTGAAAGTCTTTGGCACCGACGTGGACGAGGGTGCCATCGCCTTCGCACGGCGGGGCGTGTACACTCTCCAGCAGCTGGAGGGCTGCAGCAAGGAGCAGCTGGCACGGTGGTTCGTGCCCGCCAGCGGGGGGTACGCGGTGCGCAAGGAGATCCGCCGCTCGGTCGTTTTCGGGGTGAACAACCTCGTCTCCGACGCGCCCGTCTCGCGGATTGATCTCATCCTCTGCCGCAACGTCTTCATCTACCTGGACTCGGAGCTCCAGAAGCGGGCGCTGGCGCGCTTCCACTTCGCGCTGCGCCGGGACGGCGTGCTCGCCCTGGGCCGCTCGGAGCTCATCCCCTTCGCGGCCAAGCTCTTCGCGCCGGAGGACCTGCCCCGGCGCATCTACCGCAAGGATGGGCGGCAGGAGCTGCCCTGGGCACCCCAGCACTCGGTGACACCTCCGGGCGAGGCCCCGGAGCCCGCCCGGCGCTCCGCGGACACACCGCCTTCCCTGGCCCCGCAGCACGCGTTCCTGCGCGACGTGCTCGACTCGCACCCCTGCCCGCTCATCGCCACGGACGCCCATGGCACCGTCACCCTGTTCAATCAGGCCGCCTCGCGGCTGTGGAGCCGCCACGAGAAGGACATCCTCGGCAAGCGGCTGGTGACCCTGGCGCTGCCCGGGCTGAGCCAGGAGCTGCTGGTGGAGCAGAGCGCCCGCGTGAAGGCCGGCCGCGCCGAGCGCGAGTCGGGGGACGGCACCCTGGATGTCCCCGGTGGGGAGCCGTTGGCCATCCGGGCCCAGGTCGTCCCCCTGCGCTCCGAGTCGGCCGAGCACACTGGACTGCTGTATGCGGTGCACGATGTGACGGCCCTGCGCAGCCTGGAGCACAGCCTTCAGCGGGCCAACGACGAGCTGAACACCGCCAACCTCCGGCTCCAGAGCTCCAACGAGGAGCTGCGCGCCTCCAACGAGGAGCTGGAGACGACCAACGAGGAGCTCCAGAGCGCCAACGAGGAGCTCCAGACGACCAACGAGGAGCTCCAGTCCACCAACGAGGAGCTGGAGACGACCAACGAGGAGCTCCAGTCCACCAACGCCGAGCTGGACACCACCAACCGGGAGCTGGCCCACCGCACGCAGGAAATCGACGCGATGGACTTCTGCCAGCACACCATCATCCGTACCCTTTCCACGGGGGTGGTGGTGCTGAGCGCCACCGGCCACATCACCACCTGGAACCTGGCCGCCGAGCGGCTGCTGGGCCTCACGGAGCGGGAGGCCACCGGACAGCTGCTGTGGACCCTGCGCATTCCCGCCCTCAGCCGGTCTCTGCTGAGCCGCCTCCACAAGAACCTGGCCGCCAATCACCCCTTGCGCCAAGAGGAGGTGCGCTACCAGCTCCCTCATGGGGGCCGGGGCCGCGCCACGCTGGTGGCCACCCCCCTCATCCTGGACTCTCAAATCCTGGGGGCCGTCATTCTCTTCGAGGACACGACGCGGATGAACACCCTGTCGCAAGAAAACCGGGAAATGAAGGATCGGTTAAAGACATGA
- a CDS encoding response regulator transcription factor, giving the protein MAGSPIRVGILEDQQVFLESLVSLCENSGFEVVASCSSVEEFMARMRHHPPDVALVDLRLERSKQDLLADGVRAVELLHDFFPGVRSLVLTANQETGMMERCFRAGASGFLSKMSVSCAELVEALTRVANGESMRPLVSFSAAPGEASPEEDTGVRQLTPREFEVLRYVSTGADNLKIAACLDITERTVKAHITNIYRKLKVENRTQMAMLACQLGLERPAFG; this is encoded by the coding sequence ATGGCGGGAAGTCCGATCAGGGTAGGAATCCTTGAGGACCAGCAAGTCTTTCTGGAGAGCCTCGTGTCTCTCTGTGAGAACTCGGGGTTCGAGGTGGTGGCGAGCTGTTCCTCCGTCGAGGAGTTCATGGCCCGGATGCGCCATCACCCTCCGGACGTGGCCCTCGTGGACCTGAGGCTCGAGCGCTCCAAGCAGGATCTGCTGGCCGATGGCGTGCGGGCCGTGGAGCTGCTGCATGACTTTTTCCCAGGCGTGCGGTCGCTCGTGCTGACCGCCAACCAGGAAACGGGGATGATGGAGCGGTGCTTCCGCGCAGGGGCCTCGGGCTTCCTGAGCAAGATGAGCGTGAGCTGCGCGGAGCTGGTGGAGGCGCTGACGCGGGTGGCGAACGGTGAGAGCATGCGCCCCCTGGTGTCCTTCTCCGCCGCCCCCGGCGAGGCCTCGCCCGAGGAGGACACGGGGGTCCGGCAGCTCACGCCCCGCGAGTTCGAGGTCCTTCGCTACGTCTCCACGGGGGCCGACAACCTGAAGATCGCCGCGTGCCTCGACATCACCGAGCGCACGGTGAAGGCGCACATCACCAACATCTACCGGAAGCTCAAGGTGGAGAACCGCACGCAGATGGCGATGCTGGCGTGCCAGCTCGGCCTGGAGCGCCCCGCCTTCGGGTGA
- a CDS encoding methyltransferase, which yields MSPQAASPRALLHLLFNGARALDVVQTAHQLGLLEALERGPVTLGALCEKQGFVPGRLYKFLDCLESLGLVQREQTTDALVEARYTAAPGLSAAAEAVVGPRSLERDREKYDWRALHGHLPEVLRGERSMPRESFDWPPSTPEQVAGFEASMAAGLGPILEVFRTHGAKLWRPGQRLLEVGGGDGTLAARLVEEHPGLTVDVYNLPSTEGLVARTRQKHALGDRLGFVGGDFLREPLPGGYDALSFVRVLHDWPAETARQLMTAAYAALPSGGRILVCEEFRTQERLAAQFFWTYFLMGVDSCVSRLREVEFYLQAFKDLGFQRAEVLPGPFEIITATKP from the coding sequence ATGAGCCCGCAAGCCGCTTCGCCGCGGGCGCTCCTGCACCTGCTGTTCAACGGCGCGCGCGCCCTCGACGTGGTGCAGACGGCGCACCAGCTCGGGCTGCTGGAGGCCCTGGAGCGGGGGCCGGTGACGCTCGGGGCGCTGTGCGAGAAGCAGGGCTTCGTGCCCGGGCGGCTCTACAAGTTCCTCGACTGCCTGGAGAGCCTGGGGCTCGTGCAGCGCGAGCAGACGACGGACGCGCTCGTGGAGGCGCGCTACACGGCGGCGCCGGGCCTGAGCGCGGCGGCGGAGGCCGTGGTGGGCCCGCGCTCGCTGGAGAGAGACCGGGAGAAGTACGACTGGCGCGCGCTGCACGGGCACCTGCCGGAGGTGCTCCGGGGCGAGCGGAGCATGCCGCGCGAGTCCTTCGACTGGCCGCCGAGCACCCCGGAGCAGGTGGCGGGCTTCGAGGCCAGCATGGCCGCGGGGCTGGGCCCCATCCTCGAGGTGTTCCGCACGCACGGCGCCAAGCTGTGGCGCCCCGGCCAGCGGCTGCTGGAGGTGGGCGGCGGGGACGGGACGCTGGCGGCGCGCCTGGTGGAGGAGCACCCAGGGCTCACCGTGGACGTCTACAACCTGCCCTCCACCGAGGGGCTGGTGGCGCGCACGCGCCAGAAGCACGCGCTGGGAGACCGCCTGGGCTTCGTGGGCGGAGACTTCCTGCGCGAGCCGCTGCCCGGCGGCTACGACGCCCTGTCCTTCGTGCGCGTGCTGCACGACTGGCCCGCGGAGACGGCGCGCCAGCTCATGACGGCCGCGTACGCGGCGCTGCCCTCCGGCGGCCGCATCCTCGTCTGCGAGGAGTTCCGCACCCAGGAGCGCCTGGCGGCACAGTTCTTCTGGACCTACTTCCTCATGGGCGTGGACAGCTGCGTGAGCCGGCTGCGCGAGGTGGAGTTCTACCTGCAGGCCTTCAAGGACCTGGGCTTCCAGCGGGCCGAGGTGCTGCCCGGGCCGTTCGAGATCATCACCGCCACCAAGCCGTAA
- a CDS encoding aminotransferase class V-fold PLP-dependent enzyme, whose product MTGKTLQALRAEFPLLQTCTYLNSNSTGAFPRGMEAVLQRYARTMQEWRDEVWEGWWADWHAYADAVARFIGGPPGSVVTDGNLTTLMGRLGTCFDFQGERRRVVLTGLEFPTVPFLWSGFARYGAESVVVPAQGGRVDAEALCAAIDERTRIVSLCHASFATGALMDLEPVVKRAHAVGAQVVVDAYQSVGTVPIDVGALGVDFLLGGAHKWMCGSVESAFLYVRPDLTDSLRPAATGWMAGENPLTFEPARAWAPTARRLAGGTPAVLPSQLSQVGLDLLNAAGIHTIREHSLRCTARVMARADEAGLPVVTPRQDAHRAGIVTLRFPGDAQVARRLVAGNFVCSYRGGLRVAPHFYNTLEEVDLFMDRLVAEARKEAA is encoded by the coding sequence ATGACCGGCAAGACGCTCCAGGCCCTGCGGGCCGAGTTCCCGCTGCTCCAGACGTGCACCTACCTCAACAGCAACTCCACCGGGGCGTTCCCCCGGGGCATGGAGGCGGTGCTCCAGCGCTACGCCCGCACGATGCAGGAGTGGCGCGACGAGGTGTGGGAGGGCTGGTGGGCCGACTGGCACGCTTACGCGGACGCGGTGGCGCGCTTCATCGGCGGGCCCCCGGGCTCGGTGGTGACCGACGGCAACCTCACCACGCTGATGGGCCGGCTCGGCACGTGCTTCGACTTCCAGGGGGAGCGGCGCCGCGTGGTGCTCACGGGGCTGGAGTTCCCCACGGTGCCCTTCCTGTGGAGCGGCTTTGCCCGCTACGGCGCGGAGAGCGTGGTGGTGCCCGCCCAAGGGGGCCGGGTGGACGCGGAGGCCCTGTGCGCCGCCATCGACGAGCGCACGCGCATCGTCAGCCTGTGCCACGCCAGCTTCGCCACGGGCGCGCTGATGGACCTGGAGCCGGTGGTGAAGCGCGCGCACGCGGTGGGCGCGCAGGTGGTGGTGGATGCCTACCAGTCCGTGGGCACCGTCCCCATCGACGTGGGCGCGCTGGGGGTGGACTTCCTGCTGGGCGGCGCGCACAAGTGGATGTGCGGCTCGGTGGAGAGCGCCTTCCTGTACGTGCGCCCGGACCTGACGGACTCGCTGCGGCCGGCCGCCACCGGGTGGATGGCCGGCGAGAACCCGCTCACCTTCGAGCCCGCGCGGGCGTGGGCCCCCACGGCGCGGCGGCTCGCGGGTGGCACCCCGGCGGTGCTGCCCTCGCAGCTCTCGCAGGTGGGGCTCGACCTGCTCAACGCCGCGGGCATCCACACCATCCGCGAGCACTCGCTGCGCTGCACCGCGCGGGTGATGGCGCGCGCGGACGAGGCGGGCCTGCCCGTGGTGACGCCGCGACAGGACGCCCACCGCGCCGGGATCGTCACCCTGCGCTTCCCCGGTGACGCGCAGGTGGCGCGCAGGCTGGTGGCGGGCAACTTCGTGTGCAGCTACCGCGGCGGCCTGCGCGTGGCGCCGCACTTCTACAACACCCTGGAAGAGGTGGACCTGTTCATGGACCGGCTCGTGGCCGAGGCCCGGAAGGAGGCGGCATGA
- a CDS encoding tryptophan 2,3-dioxygenase family protein has translation MFNALLKKWVGKGELDYEVYLKTPTLLNLQTPSEQLVHHDELLFQLTHQAQELWLKLVSLEAVEVVAEMDGDLLWPATGRLERMLRAMRCLVAEMNILETMTPDTYQIIRRSLGNGSGQESPGYNALRLAADGLEAALERVLTRRQLRLLDVYKVGAYGSEDLKRVCEQLVDLDELFQNWLYTHYQMVRRIIGVDRSIKALDGLPTQVLAGRMTLPLFRKLWEVRVEMTNAWKRDGGYQPGVNRPADGTAPPVAQAVPPSAPPLSPPPPPAVLPPPVTVSVSTASPPQAPSDDPWSKPEPPTSRRGFGDPTVATPPPIPAAAPTSEDPWSRPEPPTSRRVPGAQPEEASSSPEADARPTRPPKAQGQF, from the coding sequence ATGTTCAATGCGCTGCTGAAGAAGTGGGTCGGCAAAGGAGAACTCGATTACGAGGTCTACCTGAAGACGCCGACCCTGCTGAATCTGCAGACGCCGTCCGAGCAGCTCGTGCACCACGACGAGCTGCTCTTCCAGCTGACGCACCAGGCCCAGGAGCTGTGGCTCAAGCTGGTGTCCCTGGAGGCGGTGGAAGTCGTGGCGGAGATGGACGGCGACCTGCTCTGGCCCGCCACGGGCCGGCTGGAGCGGATGCTGCGCGCCATGCGCTGCCTGGTGGCGGAGATGAACATCCTGGAGACGATGACTCCGGACACCTACCAGATCATCCGCCGCAGCCTGGGCAACGGCAGCGGGCAGGAGTCGCCGGGCTACAACGCCCTGCGCCTGGCGGCGGACGGGCTGGAGGCGGCGCTGGAGCGCGTGCTGACGCGGCGCCAGCTGCGGCTGCTGGACGTCTACAAGGTCGGCGCCTACGGCTCCGAGGACCTGAAGCGGGTGTGCGAGCAGCTGGTGGACCTGGACGAGCTGTTCCAGAACTGGCTCTACACGCACTACCAGATGGTCCGCCGCATCATCGGCGTGGACCGCTCCATCAAGGCGCTGGACGGGCTGCCCACGCAGGTGCTGGCGGGCCGCATGACGCTGCCGCTCTTCCGCAAGCTGTGGGAGGTGCGCGTGGAGATGACCAACGCGTGGAAGCGCGACGGCGGGTACCAGCCCGGCGTGAACCGCCCCGCGGACGGCACCGCGCCCCCCGTGGCCCAGGCGGTGCCCCCGAGCGCCCCGCCCCTGTCGCCGCCCCCGCCGCCCGCGGTGCTCCCGCCGCCCGTGACGGTGTCGGTGTCCACGGCCTCCCCCCCGCAGGCGCCCTCGGACGACCCCTGGTCCAAGCCCGAGCCGCCCACCTCGCGCCGGGGCTTCGGAGACCCGACCGTGGCCACGCCGCCGCCCATCCCCGCCGCGGCGCCCACGTCCGAAGATCCGTGGTCGCGCCCCGAGCCGCCCACCTCGCGCCGCGTCCCCGGCGCGCAGCCGGAAGAAGCCTCCAGCTCGCCGGAAGCCGATGCCCGGCCCACCCGCCCCCCGAAGGCCCAGGGACAGTTCTGA
- a CDS encoding response regulator — MPEGKLRVLVVDDDPDLLDLVARSLSAHGIEVETHPSALGVSNRVRDTVPDVVLIDVNFPALKGDKVVSLARLSAPKDTRFILYSASDEAQLRSLALSSGADGYLSKSVQGAELARKIHSFRLQPRPAVVLV; from the coding sequence ATGCCTGAAGGGAAGTTGCGCGTCCTGGTCGTGGATGATGATCCCGACCTGTTGGATCTGGTGGCGCGCTCGCTCAGCGCCCATGGCATCGAGGTGGAAACCCACCCCTCGGCCCTGGGCGTCTCCAACCGCGTCCGGGACACCGTCCCGGACGTGGTGCTCATCGATGTGAATTTCCCCGCCCTCAAGGGCGACAAGGTGGTGTCCCTGGCGCGCCTGAGCGCGCCCAAGGACACCCGCTTCATCCTGTATTCGGCCTCCGATGAGGCCCAGCTGCGCTCCCTGGCCCTGTCCTCGGGCGCAGACGGCTACCTGTCCAAGAGTGTCCAGGGCGCCGAATTGGCGCGGAAGATCCACTCCTTCCGCCTCCAGCCGCGCCCCGCCGTTGTCCTTGTCTGA
- a CDS encoding response regulator: MSSSSVQAEGSTPRILLLTSDRETEQIQNALNAAALKVQVERVVTPEALLPSFSRPWALAVMGSESPLTLAQLQQARRDASVYFPFVVLAKKWSDEAFQAAIQAGASDFLTEEQLGRLAMIIQRELRPTTSFADEKHLPIDTILDNLPFIVFVKDAKDLRLKMVNRTFAERFKTTKQWLLGKLDHDYFPPEQATAFMADDREVITNKKMKTFDEVARVVDTDRLFATRKVPITNAQGEVLYVMGVTEDVSERRKSEETLRNSKAELEAANLKLAESLEELKRSRAVSARSLASYQQRALQMEIIRQQNEDLDRLATDLAISKRNEEERAREAEGAARLKSEFLANFSHEIRTPLNGIIGYCDLLMREEGSRLTAHGRRDLNVVKTNAKTLLALINDILDLSKIEAGRVEVVVERVDAQELGEECLATVREYVKGRDVELTLHVEERARYLNTDALKMRQVMLNLLSNAAKFTESGEVSLGMRAEGNEFVMTVEDTGVGMPADQLPYIFEKFRQVDGSTTRKVGGTGLGLAIVRELSKVLGGNVTVSSVLGRGSTFTVRLAGVLEGEMQGAPAPELEKMVSVEDVAAQLAPLAAGSTVLVVDDDPLMQQLVSGQLEPAGFKVVPADDGVNALRLAREVKPQAIILDIHLPKLDGWSVLSQLKSEPTLSGIPVILVSVEEQRARGYSLGACEYLVKPVEPDHLVDVVTRTLGTAALASGEVLVVDDDASTRELVSRSLRRAGFSTSEAHSGEDALLKARVSPPVLVVLDLMMPNLDGFEVLRRLRSDKLNMPVVVLTGKTLSAQEQATLRDGFIAFVRKGGHALEDVIGQAKTLLLQQRAASPSRIPRILYVEDNPQNRDIVRRYLGGTYELLEAEDGEHGLERVQRETPDLVLMDLSLPRVDGWEATRRLRALPAAISKVPVIAVTAHAGREYQDKAMAAGCDAYLTKPLDREQLLDTIRKHLGKTHA, encoded by the coding sequence ATGAGCTCCTCCTCCGTGCAGGCCGAAGGATCGACCCCTCGCATTCTGCTGCTCACCAGCGATCGCGAGACCGAACAGATTCAGAACGCATTGAACGCCGCCGCCCTCAAGGTCCAGGTGGAGCGCGTCGTCACGCCCGAGGCGCTCCTGCCGTCCTTCTCGCGCCCCTGGGCGCTGGCGGTGATGGGCTCGGAGTCCCCGCTGACCCTCGCGCAGCTGCAGCAGGCCCGCCGCGACGCCAGCGTCTACTTCCCCTTCGTGGTGCTGGCCAAGAAGTGGAGCGACGAGGCGTTCCAGGCCGCCATCCAGGCGGGGGCCTCGGACTTCCTCACGGAGGAGCAGCTCGGCCGGCTCGCCATGATTATTCAGCGCGAGCTGCGCCCCACCACGTCGTTCGCCGATGAGAAGCACCTGCCCATCGACACCATCCTCGACAACCTGCCCTTCATCGTCTTCGTCAAGGACGCGAAGGACCTGCGGCTGAAGATGGTGAACCGCACCTTCGCCGAGCGCTTCAAGACAACGAAGCAGTGGCTCCTGGGCAAGCTCGACCACGATTACTTCCCGCCCGAGCAGGCCACCGCCTTCATGGCGGATGACCGGGAGGTCATCACCAACAAGAAGATGAAGACGTTCGACGAGGTGGCGCGCGTCGTCGACACGGACCGCCTGTTCGCCACGCGCAAGGTGCCCATCACCAACGCGCAGGGCGAGGTGCTCTACGTCATGGGCGTGACGGAGGACGTCTCCGAGCGCCGCAAGAGCGAGGAGACGCTGCGCAACTCCAAGGCGGAGCTGGAGGCCGCCAACCTCAAGCTCGCCGAGAGCCTGGAGGAGCTGAAGCGATCGCGCGCCGTGTCCGCGCGCTCCCTGGCCAGCTACCAGCAGCGCGCGCTGCAGATGGAGATCATCCGTCAGCAGAACGAGGACCTGGACCGGCTCGCCACGGACCTGGCCATCTCCAAGCGCAACGAGGAGGAGCGCGCCCGCGAGGCCGAAGGCGCCGCGCGGCTCAAGAGCGAGTTCCTGGCCAACTTCAGCCATGAAATCCGCACGCCGCTCAACGGCATCATCGGCTACTGCGACCTGCTCATGCGCGAGGAGGGCAGCCGCCTCACCGCGCACGGCCGCCGCGACCTGAACGTCGTCAAGACGAACGCGAAGACGTTGCTCGCCCTCATCAACGACATCCTCGACCTGTCGAAGATCGAAGCGGGCCGCGTGGAGGTCGTCGTCGAGCGCGTGGACGCGCAGGAGCTGGGCGAGGAGTGCCTCGCCACGGTGCGCGAGTACGTGAAGGGCCGCGACGTGGAGCTCACGCTGCACGTGGAGGAGCGCGCGCGCTACCTGAACACGGACGCGCTGAAGATGCGCCAGGTGATGCTCAACCTGCTGAGCAACGCCGCGAAGTTCACCGAGTCCGGCGAGGTGTCCCTGGGCATGCGCGCCGAGGGCAACGAGTTCGTGATGACGGTGGAGGACACCGGCGTGGGCATGCCGGCCGACCAGCTGCCGTACATCTTCGAGAAGTTCCGCCAGGTGGACGGCTCCACCACGCGCAAGGTGGGCGGAACGGGCCTGGGCCTGGCCATCGTGCGCGAGCTGAGCAAGGTGCTCGGCGGCAACGTGACGGTGTCCAGCGTGCTGGGCCGCGGCTCCACCTTCACGGTGCGCCTGGCGGGCGTGCTGGAGGGCGAGATGCAGGGCGCCCCGGCCCCCGAGCTGGAGAAGATGGTGTCCGTGGAGGACGTGGCCGCGCAGCTGGCGCCCCTGGCCGCGGGCAGCACCGTGCTGGTGGTGGACGATGATCCGCTCATGCAGCAGCTCGTCTCGGGCCAGCTGGAGCCCGCGGGCTTCAAGGTGGTACCGGCCGATGACGGCGTGAACGCGCTGCGCCTGGCGCGCGAGGTGAAGCCCCAGGCCATCATCCTGGACATCCACCTGCCCAAGCTCGACGGCTGGAGCGTGCTCAGCCAGCTCAAGAGCGAGCCCACGCTGTCGGGCATCCCCGTCATCCTCGTGTCCGTGGAGGAGCAGCGCGCGCGCGGCTACTCCCTGGGCGCGTGCGAGTACCTCGTCAAGCCCGTGGAGCCCGACCACCTGGTGGACGTGGTGACGCGCACCCTGGGCACCGCGGCCCTGGCCAGCGGCGAGGTGCTGGTGGTGGACGACGACGCCAGCACGCGCGAGCTCGTCAGCCGCAGCCTGCGCCGCGCGGGCTTCTCCACCAGCGAGGCCCACAGCGGCGAGGACGCGCTGCTCAAGGCGCGCGTGTCGCCGCCGGTGCTCGTGGTGCTCGACCTGATGATGCCCAACCTCGACGGCTTCGAGGTGCTGCGCCGCCTGCGCTCGGACAAGCTGAACATGCCGGTGGTGGTGCTCACCGGCAAGACGCTCTCCGCCCAGGAGCAGGCCACCCTGCGCGACGGCTTCATCGCCTTCGTGCGCAAGGGCGGCCACGCGCTCGAGGACGTCATCGGCCAGGCCAAGACGCTGCTGCTCCAGCAGCGCGCCGCCTCCCCGTCCCGCATCCCGCGCATCCTCTACGTGGAGGACAACCCCCAGAACCGCGACATCGTCCGGCGCTACCTCGGCGGCACCTACGAGCTCTTGGAGGCGGAGGACGGCGAGCACGGCCTGGAGCGCGTGCAGCGCGAGACGCCGGACCTGGTGCTGATGGACCTGTCCTTGCCCCGCGTGGACGGCTGGGAGGCCACCCGGCGCCTGAGGGCGCTGCCCGCGGCCATCTCCAAGGTGCCCGTCATCGCCGTCACGGCCCACGCCGGCCGCGAGTACCAGGACAAGGCCATGGCGGCCGGCTGCGACGCCTACCTGACCAAGCCCCTGGATCGCGAGCAGCTGCTCGACACCATCCGGAAGCACCTGGGGAAGACCCATGCCTGA
- a CDS encoding FIST signal transduction protein — translation MAQVKMQTARTTLKEPAAAAEDLFKQLGGITPKLVMMYASRERDQVALNRAVRERLPKGCRLVGATTGGELDNTGIYYGTVVLGALWGDFDVGVGLGTGLTNDAVSAGGAAIKRACEELGVRQGDLDPRKYVGLVIDDGFRYKKEELLLGILEKNQTLVLVGGGASDDNRDPAKQSAVLHVDGEVATDAVLVALFRTNAPWGALRSHWYIPTNERMTITKVDETHTRALEIDNKPAALRYAEMLGVEPTDLEFGTPKGFAVRPTALKVGREYFIRTPWKPILEDNSILFANLLEEGSELELMKLGDMAGMTKQFFAEELPRRVPNPQAALLFHCGGRMWYAHATGKVPELAETLRSAPTAAGMNVQFEIYSGFHINTTLTVLAFGSN, via the coding sequence ATGGCGCAAGTGAAGATGCAGACGGCTCGAACCACGTTGAAGGAGCCGGCCGCAGCCGCGGAGGACCTGTTCAAACAGCTGGGCGGCATCACCCCCAAGCTGGTGATGATGTACGCCTCGCGCGAGCGGGACCAGGTGGCCCTCAACCGCGCGGTGCGCGAGCGGCTGCCCAAGGGCTGCCGCCTGGTGGGCGCCACCACCGGCGGCGAGCTGGACAACACCGGCATCTACTACGGCACCGTGGTGCTCGGCGCGCTCTGGGGCGACTTCGACGTGGGCGTCGGCCTGGGCACCGGCCTCACCAATGACGCGGTGTCCGCCGGCGGCGCCGCCATCAAGCGCGCGTGCGAGGAGCTGGGCGTGCGCCAGGGCGACCTGGATCCGCGCAAGTACGTGGGCCTCGTGATTGACGACGGCTTCCGCTACAAGAAGGAGGAGCTGCTGCTGGGCATCCTCGAGAAGAACCAGACCCTGGTGCTCGTGGGCGGCGGCGCCAGCGACGACAACCGCGACCCGGCCAAGCAGTCCGCCGTGCTGCACGTGGACGGCGAGGTGGCCACCGACGCGGTGCTCGTGGCCCTCTTCCGCACCAACGCCCCGTGGGGCGCGCTGCGCTCGCACTGGTACATCCCCACCAACGAGCGGATGACCATCACCAAGGTGGACGAGACGCACACGCGCGCGCTCGAAATCGACAACAAGCCCGCGGCGCTGCGCTACGCCGAGATGCTCGGCGTGGAGCCGACCGACCTGGAGTTCGGCACCCCGAAGGGCTTCGCCGTGCGCCCCACCGCCCTCAAGGTCGGCCGCGAGTACTTCATCCGCACCCCGTGGAAGCCCATCCTCGAGGACAACTCCATCCTCTTCGCCAACCTGCTGGAGGAGGGCAGCGAGCTGGAACTGATGAAGTTGGGTGACATGGCCGGGATGACCAAGCAGTTCTTCGCCGAGGAATTGCCGCGCCGCGTCCCCAACCCCCAGGCCGCCCTCCTGTTCCACTGCGGTGGGCGGATGTGGTACGCACACGCCACAGGTAAGGTGCCCGAGCTGGCCGAGACCTTGCGCTCCGCCCCCACGGCGGCTGGAATGAATGTGCAATTCGAGATCTACTCCGGGTTCCACATCAACACCACGCTGACCGTCTTGGCGTTCGGATCCAATTAA